A stretch of Macadamia integrifolia cultivar HAES 741 chromosome 7, SCU_Mint_v3, whole genome shotgun sequence DNA encodes these proteins:
- the LOC122084602 gene encoding signal recognition particle receptor subunit alpha-like, producing the protein MLEQLLIFTRGGLILWTCKELGNALKGSPIDTLIRSCLLEERSGDASYNYDAPGVAYTLKWTFHNELGLIFVAVYQRILNLLYVDDLLSMVKREFSQIYDPKRTFYNDFDDIFRQLRKEAEARAEEMKKSKQAAKPVSNLSRKQGQAAAQKARSEGGIKQKKGASGKDGGDGDFAKGRKSENGYSNGIGIEESHAAGVVKTKENGSSENGAFDVNKLQKLRSKGGKKPDIVSKASKVEPKKKITKKNRVWDEKPPESKLDFTDPVDEREDENIAVMADQGESMMDKEEIFSSESEAEEDEETEKDNKGNAKKKGWFSSMFQSIAGKANLEKSDLEPALKALKDRLMTKNVAEEIAEKLCESVAASLEGKKQASFTRISSTVQTAMEEALVRILTPKRSIDILRDVHVAKEQGKPYVVVFVGVNGVGKSTNLAKVAYWLLQHNISVMMAACDTFRSGAVEQLRTHARRLQIPIFEKGYEKDPAIVAKEAIQEATRNCSDVVLVDTAGRMQDNEPLMRALSKLINLNNPDLVLFVGEALVGNDAVDQLSKFNQKLADLSTSPNTRLIDGILLTKFDTIDDKVGAALSMVYISGAPVMFVGCGQSYTDLKKLNVKSIVKTLLK; encoded by the exons ATGTTAGAGCAGTTACTGATATTTACGAGAGGAGGTCTGATCCTCTGGACATGTAAGGAGCTCGGCAATGCTCTTAAGGGATCTCCAATCGATACTCTGATCAGATCCTGCCTCCTGGAGGAACGATCAGGCGATGCTTCTTACAATTACGATGCTCCCGGGGTGGCTTACACCCTCAAATGGACTTTCCATAACGAGCTAGGTCTGATCTTTGTTGCTGTCTATCAGCGGATTCTTAATCTTCTGTATGTCGATGATCTTTTATCTATGGTGAAGCGCGAGTTCTCGCAGATTTATGATCCAAAGCGGACATTCtataatgattttgatgatatattccGGCAGCTTCGTAAGGAGGCTGAAGCTAGGGcggaggaaatgaagaaatcgAAGCAGGCGGCCAAGCCTGTGAGCAATTTGAGTAGGAAACAGGGGCAGGCTGCGGCTCAGAAGGCTAGATCGGAGGGTGGCATCAAGCAAAAAAAGGGTGCTTCAGGGAAGGATGGAGGAGATGGCGATTTTGCAAAAGGCCGCAAGTCGGAGAATGGATATTCCAATGGTATTGGGATTGAAGAATCTCATGCGGCTGGTGTTGTAAAAACCAAAGAGAACGGAAGTTCCGAAAATGGGGCTTTTGATGTAAATAAACTTCAGAAACTGAGGTCCAAAGGTGGTAAAAAACCAGATATTGTTAGCAAGGCTTCCAAGGTGgagccaaagaaaaaaattacaaagaaaaatagagtTTGGGACGAGAAACCTCCAGAATCAAAATTGGATTTtactgatcctgttgatgagagAGAGGACGAGAACATAGCAGTTATGGCAGATCAAGGTGAAAGTATGATGGACAAGGAAGAAATTTTTAGTAGTGAAAGTGAGgctgaagaagatgaagagacaGAGAAGGACAACAAGGGTAATGCAAAGAAGAAGGGGTGGTTTTCTTCAATGTTCCAAAG CATTGCGGGGAAGGCAAATCTAGAGAAGTCAGACTTAGAACCAGCCCTGAAAGCTCTTAAGGACAGGCTGATGACCAAGAACGTG GCTGAGGAAATAGCTGAGAAACTATGTGAATCAGTAGCAGCTAGTCTTGAAGGTAAAAAGCAGGCATCGTTTACAAGGATATCTTCGACAGTTCAG ACAGCAATGGAAGAGGCTCTTGTTCGTATTTTGACTCCAAAACGCTCTATTGACATACTGAGGGATGTACACGTTGCCAAGGAGCAAGGGAAACCATACGTAGTTGTCTTTGTTGGTGTCAATGGAGTAGGAAAATCAACTAATCTCGCCAAG GTTGCATACTGGCTTTTACAGCACAATATCAGTGTCATGATGGCTGCATGTGATACATTCCGTTCAGGAGCCGTTGAGCAGCTTCGAACTCATGCCCGTAGGCTCCAG ATTCCTATATTCGAGAAGGGTTATGAGAAAGATCCAGCTATTGTTGCCAAGGAAGCCATCCAGGAGGCTACACGCAATTGTTCGGATGTTGTTCTTGTAGATACAGCAGGGCGGATGCAG GACAATGAACCACTGATGAGGGCACTGTCCAAGCTCATCAACCTTAACAATCCAGATCTAGTCCTGTttgttggagaagcattggttgGGAACGATGCTGTTGATCAACTATCGAAGTTCAATCAG AAACTAGCAGACctctctacctcaccaaatacCAGGTTGATTGATGGAATCCTGCTCACAAAGTTTGACACCATTGATGACAAG GTTGGAGCTGCACTTTCTATGGTTTATATCTCTGGAGCACCTGTGATGTTTGTTGGCTGTGGACAGTCTTACACTGACCTTAAGAAGCTCAACGTCAAATCCATTGTCAAGACCCTCCTTAAATGA